The proteins below are encoded in one region of Silene latifolia isolate original U9 population chromosome 2, ASM4854445v1, whole genome shotgun sequence:
- the LOC141629500 gene encoding E3 ubiquitin-protein ligase AIRP2-like has protein sequence MYVDSMRKSFKDSLKVLEADIQHANTLASELSREYDGACLQMRMSYAPAAHFLLFLVQWTDCNLAGALGLLRILIYKVYVDGTTTMSTHERKASIREFYAVIFPSLLQLENGITDTEDRKQKAICMEKYHKRDEEECIQFSDEDIEREEECDICMENCSKIVLPNCNHVMCLKCYRDWWSRSQSCPFCRDSLKRVNSGDLWVYTDNNDVVDMKTLTRENLRRLFMYIDKLPLIVHESLFDAYDSHLK, from the exons ATGTATGTTGATTCTATGCGAAAGTCCTTCAAGGATTCTCTCAAAGTTCTTGAAGCTGATATTCAGCATGCTAATACTTT GGCATCTGAGCTTTCTAGAGAATACGATGGTGcgtgccttcaaatgagaatgtCCTATGCTCCTGCTGCTCACTTCTTGCTTTTCTTGGTACAGTGGACTGATTGTAACCTGGCGGGAGCTTTGGGCTTATTGAGAATTCTAATCTATAAG GTCTATGTTGATGGCACCACTACCATGTCAACACATGAAAGGAAAGCAAGTATTCGAGAGTTTTATG CGGTAATTTTTCCATCCCTATTACAACTTGAAAATGGTATTACTGATACAGAAGATAGAAAACAGAAAGCTATTTGCATGGAGAAATATCATAAAAGAGACGAGGAGGAATGTATTCAGTTCTCTGATGAGGACATTGAAAGAGAAGAAGAGTGTGATATTTGTATGGAGAATTGTAGTAAAATTGTGCTACCTAATTGCAACCATGTCATGTGCCTGAAGTGCTATCGAGACTG GTGGTCACGGTCACAGTCTTGCCCTTTCTGCCGAGATAGTCTCAAGAGGGTAAACTCGGGTGATCTCTGGGTGTACACTGATAATAATGACGTGGTGGATATGAAGACATTAACGAGGGAGAATCTTAGGAGGCTGTTCATGTATATAGACAAGTTGCCCTTGATTGTTCATGAATCTTTATTTGACGCCTATGACTCCCACCTGAAATAA
- the LOC141642696 gene encoding tetraspanin-19-like, with the protein MDRSSRNCIRTTLKLANSIMLMAGIAILLYSVWITVVCLRDYQKHHLPWFLWACVGTGAIFCVTAFIGHAAVWRGNNCLISLYILAVFLLLLAEILVAADVFLNDDWDKDFPKDPTHRFDDFVDFADDNEQVFSFLAILMLFSQVVSFILAMVLRTMHHNHRSLLEHEYDDQVPVGAPYVLGHPQYPPQTHVLGDALLDKDPYKPHSEKGIWSMFGGGGGTGTAGYPPIHP; encoded by the exons ATGGATAGATCTTCAAGAAATTGCATTAGAACAACACTGAAACTAGCAAATTCAATCATGCTAATGGCTGGCATTGCAATTCTTTTGTACTCTGTTTGGATCACCGTTGTTTGTCTACGTGATTACCAAAAGCATCATCTCCCATG GTTTCTATGGGCGTGTGTGGGTACAGGGGCCATTTTTTGTGTCACAGCATTCATAGGCCACGCAGCAGTATGGAGAGGGAATAACTGTCTAATTTCTTTG TATATACTGGCAGTGTTCTTGCTTCTTTTGGCTGAAATTCTAGTCGCAGCAGATGTCTTCCTAAATGACGACTGGGATAAG GACTTTCCAAAGGATCCTACGCACAGGTTTGATGATTTTGTTGATTTCGCGGATGATAATGAACAAGTCTTCAGTTTCTTAGCCATCTTGATGTTATTCTCTCAG GTGGTTTCATTCATACTAGCCATGGTACTAAGAACAATGCACCATAACCATCGATCCCTCCTCGAGCATGAATACGATGATCAAGTCCCGGTTGGTGCTCCATATGTTCTCGGTCACCCACAATATCCGCCCCAAACACACGTGCTTGGCGATGCTTTACTGGACAAAGATCCATACAAGCCCCATTCAGAGAAAGGAATTTGGTCAatgtttggtggtggtggtggtacaGGTACTGCTGGATATCCACCTATCCATCCTTGA
- the LOC141642697 gene encoding general transcription and DNA repair factor IIH subunit TFB2, with protein sequence MPQVRIIAKNFMDMVASLPAVKLDTLYANPFICEAILRSLPPLAKKYVLQMLYIHVSLTAKSMEEWVLPDGLSKHRVAIDRLVQLRVFMETAERKKETSYEMNSKFRINLQKQLVYGGSLPRKPMPLNTVPLPSVEELEKYALEQWECFLLHLISSSQAEKLTNFSPSMIKVFQRGLLSQREKEGSRLTEYGFQFLLMDTNAQLWYIIREYIANAEERGVEAADLISFLLELSFHEMGQAYNINTLTEVQSSVIKDLADLGLVRLHKGMKESWFIPTKLATTLSVSLSDTSTRKQGYVVVETNFRMYAYSSSKLHCEILRLFARVEYQLPNLIVSAINKESLYNAFENGITADQIISFLQQNAHPRAAERVPTVPENVTDQIRLWESDLNRVEMLPAQLYDEFPSQELFDAACDFARQYGGLLWEDTKRKRLIVKAELHTEMREYLRRQR encoded by the exons ATGCCGCAAGTAAGGATAATAGCCAAGAATTTCATGGACATGGTGGCGTCTTTGCCTGCCGTTAAGCTTGATACCCTCTACGCTAACCCTTTCATCTGTGAAGCCATTCTAAG GTCCTTACCACCTTTAGCGAAGAAGTATGTTTTGCAAATGCTCTACATTCATGTCTCACTAACTGCCAAGTCTATGGAAGAGTGGGTTCTTCCTGACGGCCTCTCCAAACACAGAGTCGCTATTGATCGATTAGTTCAATTGAGGGTTTTCATGGAAACTGCTGAGAGGAAAAAAGAGACAAGCTATGAAATGAATTCAAAGTTTCGGATTAACCTTCAGAAGCAGCTAGTATACGG TGGATCATTACCAAGGAAACCGATGCCTTTAAATACTGTGCCTCTCCCAAGCGTAGAGGAATTAGAGAAGTATGCCCTTGAACAGTGGGAG TGCTTCTTACTACATCTTATTAGCTCCAGCCAAGCAGAGAAGTTGACAAACTTTAGTCCTTCAATGATTAAGGTTTTCCAGCGTGGACTTTTGAGTCAAAG GGAGAAGGAAGGGTCAAGGTTAACCGAATATGGATTCCAGTTCCTG CTGATGGATACAAACGCACAACTTTGGTACATAATTAGGGAGTACATCGCTAATGCTGAG GAACGAGGCGTCGAGGCAGCAGATCTAATTTCCTTTTTGCTAGAGCTTAGTTTTCATGAGATGGGGCAG GCTTACAATATTAATACGTTAACTGAGGTTCAGAGTAGCGTAATCAAGGATCTTGCTGACTTGGGGTTGGTCAGACTTCATAAG GGCATGAAGGAGAGCTGGTTCATCCCTACGAAGTTGGCGACTACTCTTTCAGTTAGTTTATCAGATACATCAACAAGGAAGCAG GGATATGTGGTAGTTGAGACTAATTTTAGGATGTATGCATATTCGTCATCGAAGCTACATTGTGAGATTCTTCGTCTTTTTGCGAG AGTAGAATACCAGCTTCCTAATCTCATTGTATCAGCAATCAACAAAGAAAGCTTGTATAATGCGTTCGAAAATGGCATTACTGCAGATCAG ATAATTTCTTTTTTACAGCAAAATGCACATCCTCGTGCGGCTGAGAGGGTTCCGACTGTTCCAGAAAATGTGACTGATCAG ATTAGGCTGTGGGAGTCGGACTTAAACCGAGTTGAAATGCTACCTGCTCAACTTTATGACGAATTTCCTTCCCAG GAGCTATTTGACGCTGCCTGTGACTTTGCCCGTCAATATGGTGGTTTGCTGTGGGAGGACACAAAGCGCAAGCGTCTCATCGTGAAAGCCGAGCTTCATACTGAGATGCGAGAGTATCTTCGCCGTCAAAGATAA